The Populus alba chromosome 13, ASM523922v2, whole genome shotgun sequence genome contains the following window.
tttcaataacaatgatattaataataatattgaaaattattattactattttcattaacaatgatattaattttttaaaattagatttatcactaatatatatagtttatattaatgttgtttttttcatgtttatactttgtaggaatttgagcaaaacaaggaaTGCTTTAGATTtcattagccttgataacattgacctaactttatatttaaaatatttgtgttaaaacattttactttcataatattttgatattttatttaagttgaattactttaagttaaagatctatttaatcttgactatttagaaatattttaaattttgaacttatatttatttggcattgtgtttgtatagcataatttataattaatttatcttgaatttgaattatgtttgtatatatgaacagtacaaTCTCGAAACGGCACGCCGAAACATTCTGAAACTAAAATATTccattccaattgaaaaaacaaaatacttatCGAaatggaattgacaaccttggttaAAGGTCTCTTCTCCTTCGAAACATAACAAAATGCAGTCAGACTTGGTTCAAAATGGATCTGTCTATGATATAGAAAAAGAATTACAGGCTTTTGACGAGTCAAAATCCGGTGTCAAGGGACTTGTAGATGCTAGGATAATTAAAACTCCTCCCTTCTTTGTGGTACCAGAAAGGGAAGTCTCTTGCCAACCAAGTCCAGCCCATTTTCATATTCCTGCCATAGACCTGAAAGGCATTCATGAAGATGGTGTTCGACGTAGAGAAATTGTTGAGCAGATGTGCAATGCTTCAGAGACATGGGGGTTCTTTCAGGTTGTGAATCATGGTATATCAAAAAATGTCATGGAGGGAATGGTTGAGGGAGTGAAGGGATTTCACGAGGAAAAGAATCAAGTGAACATGGAATATTATACAAGGGACACGAAGAAGAAGGTGACTTACACTAGCAATTCTCTCCTTTAGAAGGCAAAAGCAGCAAACTGGAGGGATATTTTCTCATGGCTCCCGATGCTCCAGATTCTGAAGAATATCCAGAAGTCTGCAGGtaattattttctcttatttccCTAACTCATTTTAATCCACGGTTATGACATAGATCCTTTAATTAAAAACAGTAACTGTGTTAAATTCTGCCGGCTAAGTTTCTGAAGTTTTTAGGCAATAAATTTATAGTAACAAGTATTACTTGTCATTGTGTTTTATGCAAATGCACCAGCTTCTGTAATAAATAGTAGGGCCAGCAAGAACACCTCCCCTGTATTGGAACAGAGCAAAAAAGTCCAAGGCTGAAGAAACGAAGCTGACCTAGCTGACTAGCTCTAGTGTGCGAATGCTTATGAAACTTCTGTTGATTTTGGTTGTGAAGCTGTTGAGTTTCACTTATTGCAGGGAGatagaaatcaaatatttaGCATATATAAAGAGGCTGGGAGGAACTCTTCTTGAATTACTATCAGAAGCTCTTGGACTTCTTGACTACCCTTTTGCAAGACCATATTGGCGGCCTCCATGTATTTCACCAAGATCACTGGGTTGATGTCCCTCCAATTGCTGGAGCTTTTGTAGTTATCATCGGTAATTTACCACAGGTAAGAACCATACGGTGGCACTACTTTACAAATCCTGGAACATTTTATGACctagaacttgatttgtttgcTTTGACAAGTTATGTTATTGAAACAGCAAGTTCCAGATTTCTGAGAACAGGGTGCTGGCTAATCACATCGGTCCAAAAACATCAGTTGCGAGCTTCTTCGCAATCTATGACTGGATTTGTGCCCCGTTAAAAGAGCTGATATCATATGAAAATCCTCTGTGCAAGGAGGTTCCGCTGAAAGACTACATTATTCAATACAGGTGGAAAGAACGAGATGGTGGCATCTCTACACTTGATCGTTTCAGGTTGTGATTTTGAAAATGAGAACACACTGAAATTACCCTGTTCATTTCATATGATCATCAGAGACCGTTAAAAATTCAGTAAATTTTCCTTCTTGATAACCTGAAGGCTGTCAAAGAACTCTTTTTGGCCACGCTACGATTTGAACTTGTGATTATTTCATATTATCTAGCAAAGTAAAACCCTGAAAGTACTTATATCTGTCGGTGTTCAAATAAGCACTGTTGCAATTG
Protein-coding sequences here:
- the LOC118044068 gene encoding deacetoxyvindoline 4-hydroxylase; the encoded protein is MQSDLVQNGSVYDIEKELQAFDESKSGVKGLVDARIIKTPPFFVVPEREVSCQPSPAHFHIPAIDLKGIHEDGVRRREIVEQMCNASETWGFFQVVNHGISKNVMEGMVEGVKGFHEEKNQVNMEYYTRDTKKKLLSFTYCREIEIKYLAYIKRLGGTLLELLSEALGLLDYPFARPYWRKFQISENRVLANHIGPKTSVASFFAIYDWICAPLKELISYENPLCKEVPLKDYIIQYRWKERDGGISTLDRFRL